In the Streptomyces fradiae ATCC 10745 = DSM 40063 genome, one interval contains:
- a CDS encoding GTP-binding protein, with product MDFAVSDLPDEEVLAPWQLDQERAPIATKVVVAGGFGVGKTTFVGSVSEITPLRTEALMTRASEDTDDLSATPDKVTTTVAMDFGRVTLDDDLVLYLFGTPGQERFWFMWDDLVRGAIGAVVMADTRRLTDCFAALDYFESCGLPYVVAVNHFEGTTRYEAEDVRDALTVPADVPIVIMDARERFTVVESLLALVTRALEKTPA from the coding sequence GTGGACTTCGCCGTCTCTGACCTGCCGGACGAGGAGGTACTCGCACCCTGGCAGCTCGACCAGGAGCGGGCGCCCATCGCCACCAAGGTCGTCGTCGCGGGCGGCTTCGGCGTGGGGAAGACCACCTTCGTCGGGTCGGTCTCCGAGATCACCCCGCTGCGCACCGAGGCCCTGATGACCCGCGCCAGCGAGGACACCGACGACCTCTCGGCCACCCCGGACAAGGTCACCACCACCGTCGCGATGGACTTCGGGCGGGTCACGCTCGACGACGACCTCGTCCTGTACCTGTTCGGCACGCCGGGCCAGGAGCGGTTCTGGTTCATGTGGGACGACCTGGTGCGGGGCGCGATCGGCGCGGTCGTCATGGCCGACACGCGGCGGCTCACCGACTGCTTCGCCGCGCTGGACTACTTCGAGAGCTGCGGTCTGCCGTACGTGGTGGCCGTCAACCACTTCGAGGGGACCACGCGGTACGAGGCCGAGGACGTGCGGGACGCGCTGACCGTCCCCGCCGACGTCCCCATCGTGATCATGGACGCGCGGGAACGGTTCACCGTGGTGGAGTCGCTGCTCGCCCTGGTCACGCGGGCGCTGGAGAAGACCCCCGCCTGA
- a CDS encoding styrene monooxygenase/indole monooxygenase family protein, whose protein sequence is MRQILIVGAGQSGLQLALGLQAHGYDVTLMSNRTADEIRYGRVMSTQCMFHTALQHERDLGLNFWEPQAPRIEGLGISVAGPEGARAVDWVGRLDGYAQSVDQRVKMAGWMDTFAQRGGRLVIHGAAVSDLDFFARTYDLVLVAAGKGELVSMFERDAERSPFSEPQRALAVAYVHGMGPRPEHPDFDAVRCNLVPGVGELFVMPTLTTSGRADILFWEGLPGGPLDVFRGVKDPAEHLALTLRLMERFTPWEYARATGVELTDAGGTLAGRYAPTVRKPVGRLPGGGAVLGVADVVVANDPITGQGSNSAAKCAASYLASILEHGDRPFDEEWMRAAFDRYWDTARHVTKWTNAMLGAPPEHVLRLIGAGQELPAVAHRFANGFDDPADFEDFLYDPAKTDAFLETAAKA, encoded by the coding sequence ATGCGCCAGATACTCATCGTCGGAGCCGGCCAGTCCGGTCTCCAGCTCGCGCTCGGTCTCCAGGCGCACGGATACGACGTCACCCTGATGTCGAACCGCACGGCCGACGAGATCCGCTACGGGCGCGTCATGTCGACGCAGTGCATGTTCCACACCGCGCTCCAGCACGAGCGGGACCTCGGCCTGAACTTCTGGGAGCCGCAGGCGCCGCGCATCGAGGGCCTCGGCATCTCGGTCGCGGGCCCGGAGGGCGCCCGCGCGGTCGACTGGGTGGGCCGCCTCGACGGCTACGCCCAGTCCGTCGACCAGCGGGTGAAGATGGCCGGCTGGATGGACACGTTCGCGCAGCGCGGCGGTCGGCTCGTCATCCACGGCGCGGCCGTGTCGGACCTGGACTTCTTCGCCCGCACCTACGACCTGGTCCTCGTCGCGGCGGGCAAGGGCGAGCTGGTGTCGATGTTCGAGCGGGACGCGGAGCGGTCCCCGTTCAGCGAGCCGCAGCGCGCGCTCGCCGTCGCCTACGTGCACGGGATGGGCCCGCGCCCCGAGCACCCCGACTTCGACGCGGTCCGCTGCAACCTGGTGCCCGGGGTGGGCGAGCTGTTCGTGATGCCGACGCTCACCACGAGCGGGCGCGCGGACATCCTCTTCTGGGAGGGCCTTCCCGGGGGGCCGCTCGACGTGTTCCGGGGCGTCAAGGACCCGGCGGAGCACCTGGCGCTGACGCTGCGGCTGATGGAGCGCTTCACGCCGTGGGAGTACGCCCGCGCCACCGGGGTGGAGCTGACCGACGCGGGCGGCACCCTCGCCGGGCGGTACGCGCCGACCGTGCGCAAGCCCGTCGGGCGCCTCCCCGGCGGCGGCGCCGTGCTCGGCGTCGCCGACGTGGTGGTCGCCAACGACCCGATCACGGGACAGGGCTCGAACTCGGCCGCCAAGTGCGCCGCGAGCTACCTGGCCTCCATCCTGGAGCACGGCGACCGGCCGTTCGACGAGGAGTGGATGCGGGCCGCGTTCGACCGGTACTGGGACACCGCCCGGCACGTCACCAAGTGGACCAACGCCATGCTCGGCGCCCCGCCGGAGCACGTGCTGCGGCTCATCGGCGCGGGCCAGGAACTCCCGGCCGTGGCCCACCGCTTCGCGAACGGCTTCGACGACCCGGCCGACTTCGAGGACTTCCTCTACGACCCGGCGAAGACGGACGCCTTCCTGGAGACCGCGGCCAAGGCCTGA
- a CDS encoding C40 family peptidase, with amino-acid sequence MTFPRSAAVCALTAALVLGGPWPVPPPAPARAEGESVSALLTRLQRLYRDAEAAGETYNAAGEELAAQTAEVRRLGGHLTRTRDALAAARDAAGRLARAQYQGRGGFSPALRLLFAGDPEHALDEALLLRRLAREQAATVARLRGGARQADAMATAARRALERNQELIAARQRARDDALAALREVEAALAGLPPQRLTELAALERDQTARAQSDLLGEAGPAGEGAPSAQGAEAVAYATGQLGKPYGAGASGPGAFDDSGLVSRAWAEAGRPVPRTSGEQWRTLPAVPLRSLRPGDLVVYYPEATHVALYAGGGRVVHVPRPGAAVAVSPLAALPVLGAVRPDAGAPPLASYTPPAGVGGGTGAGAPAGGGAAEVGGGA; translated from the coding sequence ATGACGTTCCCCAGGAGCGCGGCCGTGTGCGCGCTCACCGCCGCCCTCGTGCTGGGCGGCCCGTGGCCCGTACCGCCGCCGGCTCCCGCGCGCGCCGAGGGCGAGTCCGTCTCCGCGCTGCTGACCCGCCTCCAGCGCCTCTACCGGGACGCCGAGGCCGCCGGGGAGACCTACAACGCCGCCGGTGAGGAACTGGCCGCGCAGACCGCCGAGGTGCGGCGGCTCGGCGGGCACCTGACCCGCACCCGCGACGCGCTGGCGGCGGCCCGGGACGCCGCCGGACGGCTGGCCAGGGCCCAGTACCAGGGGCGCGGCGGCTTCTCCCCCGCCCTTCGGCTGCTCTTCGCCGGCGACCCGGAACACGCCCTGGACGAGGCGCTGCTGCTGCGGCGCCTCGCACGGGAGCAGGCGGCGACGGTGGCCCGGCTGCGGGGCGGCGCGCGGCAGGCGGACGCGATGGCGACCGCGGCGCGCCGGGCCCTGGAGCGCAACCAGGAGCTGATCGCCGCGCGGCAGCGGGCCCGCGACGACGCCCTGGCCGCCCTGCGGGAGGTCGAGGCCGCCCTGGCCGGGCTGCCCCCGCAGCGGCTCACGGAGCTGGCCGCCCTGGAGCGCGACCAGACCGCGCGGGCCCAGAGCGACCTGCTGGGCGAGGCGGGGCCCGCCGGGGAGGGGGCCCCGTCCGCACAGGGCGCCGAGGCCGTCGCGTACGCCACCGGGCAGCTCGGCAAGCCGTACGGGGCGGGCGCGTCGGGCCCCGGCGCGTTCGACGACTCGGGGCTGGTCTCGCGGGCCTGGGCGGAGGCCGGCAGGCCGGTGCCGCGCACCAGCGGGGAGCAGTGGCGGACCCTCCCGGCGGTGCCGCTGCGGTCGCTGCGCCCCGGCGACCTGGTCGTCTACTACCCGGAGGCCACGCACGTGGCGCTGTACGCGGGCGGCGGCCGGGTCGTGCACGTCCCGCGTCCGGGCGCCGCCGTGGCGGTGTCCCCGCTCGCCGCGCTCCCGGTCCTGGGGGCCGTGCGCCCCGACGCCGGCGCCCCGCCCCTCGCCTCGTACACCCCGCCGGCGGGGGTGGGCGGGGGTACCGGGGCGGGCGCTCCGGCGGGCGGGGGCGCCGCCGAGGTGGGCGGCGGGGCGTAG
- a CDS encoding TetR/AcrR family transcriptional regulator, translating into MTRAATPAYRRLSVEERRAQLLTAALSLFAHRAPEEVSPEDVAEAAGVSRPLVYRYFPGGKQQLYEAALRSAADRLELCFAEPPEGPPTERLTRVLDRYLAFVDEHDAGFAALLRGGSVAETSQTTAIVDGVRRAAAEQILAHFDVPEPGPRLRMAVRTWIASVEAASLIWLDEDKRPPLAELRGWLVDHLVALLAATAATDPQTALVVRGILALERPDGPVGTLARRMGPVVGGAAHLL; encoded by the coding sequence ATGACCCGTGCCGCCACGCCCGCGTACCGCCGGCTCAGTGTCGAGGAGCGGCGGGCCCAGCTGCTCACCGCCGCGCTGTCGCTCTTCGCGCACCGCGCGCCCGAGGAGGTCTCGCCGGAGGACGTCGCGGAGGCCGCGGGGGTGTCCCGGCCGCTGGTGTACCGGTACTTCCCCGGCGGCAAGCAGCAGCTCTACGAGGCCGCGCTCCGGTCGGCCGCCGACCGGCTGGAGCTGTGCTTCGCGGAGCCGCCCGAGGGGCCGCCCACCGAGCGGCTGACGCGGGTGCTCGACCGGTACCTCGCCTTCGTGGACGAGCACGACGCCGGGTTCGCGGCGCTCCTACGCGGCGGCAGCGTCGCCGAGACGTCGCAGACCACCGCCATCGTCGACGGGGTGCGGAGGGCGGCGGCCGAGCAGATCCTGGCCCACTTCGACGTCCCCGAGCCGGGGCCCCGGCTGCGGATGGCGGTGCGCACCTGGATCGCCTCCGTCGAGGCCGCCTCGCTGATCTGGCTGGACGAGGACAAGCGCCCTCCCCTGGCGGAGCTGCGCGGCTGGCTCGTCGACCACCTGGTGGCCCTGCTGGCCGCCACCGCCGCGACGGACCCGCAGACCGCGCTGGTGGTGCGGGGCATCCTGGCGCTGGAGCGGCCGGACGGGCCGGTGGGGACGCTGGCCCGCCGGATGGGGCCCGTGGTGGGCGGGGCCGCGCACCTGCTGTGA
- a CDS encoding response regulator, protein MTDTPIRLLLADDHPVVRAGLRAVLETEDGITVVAEAATAEAAVARAAQGGIDVVLMDLQFGKGMNGAEATAAITARPGSPRVLIVTTYDTDADTLPAIEAGATGYLLKDAPPEELAAAVRTAATGRTTLAPTVADRLMNRLRTPGTALTRRETEVLALVADGLSNQAIGDRLHLTEGTVKSHLARIYAKLGVDSRTAAVATATDLGLIRR, encoded by the coding sequence GTGACCGACACCCCCATCCGCCTGCTCCTGGCCGACGACCACCCCGTCGTACGGGCGGGACTTCGCGCCGTACTGGAGACCGAGGACGGCATCACCGTGGTGGCCGAGGCCGCCACAGCCGAGGCCGCCGTCGCCCGCGCTGCCCAGGGCGGCATCGACGTCGTCCTCATGGACCTCCAGTTCGGCAAGGGCATGAACGGCGCCGAGGCCACCGCGGCCATCACCGCCCGCCCCGGCTCCCCCCGCGTGCTGATCGTCACCACGTACGACACCGACGCCGACACCCTCCCCGCCATCGAAGCGGGCGCCACCGGCTACCTCCTCAAGGACGCCCCGCCCGAGGAACTGGCCGCAGCCGTACGCACCGCCGCCACGGGACGCACCACGCTGGCGCCCACCGTCGCGGACCGGCTGATGAACCGGCTGCGCACACCGGGCACCGCCCTGACCCGGCGCGAGACCGAAGTGCTCGCCCTGGTCGCCGACGGCCTGTCCAACCAGGCCATCGGCGACCGCCTCCACCTGACCGAGGGCACCGTCAAGTCCCATCTGGCACGCATCTACGCCAAGCTCGGTGTCGACTCGCGCACCGCCGCCGTCGCCACCGCCACCGATCTGGGCCTCATCCGCCGCTGA
- a CDS encoding sensor histidine kinase has product MNSTAPTLTPTTRALAWCLHVLVVVLLALAAGRAVVDHHPQAGLITATAAACAVIYAAGPVLPRVRRSRRAAALWLAAVGACWLVLLTRSADGVWVAFPLYFLQLHLLSRRAGLAAVAATAVTAITGFAAHQGAFSPAMAIGPAIGAAVAVAVVWGYQALYRESEQRRRLIEELTATRADLANAQHAAGVLAERERLAREIHDTLAQGLSSIQLLLRAAERALPHAPENAARYVDQARQAAVDDLAEARRFVAALTPPALEGTTLAGALERLCATTSIRHRITARFHLTGEPLPLTTAHEVALLRVAQSALANTVRHAEAATAEVTLSYLGDHVAVDIVDDGGGFRPDRLPAPDPEAGGFGLTAMRARVHALGGTLTVESAPGHGTALAAQLPLTPSAHDEPEARA; this is encoded by the coding sequence GTGAACTCCACCGCCCCCACCCTGACCCCCACCACCCGCGCGCTGGCCTGGTGCCTGCATGTGCTGGTCGTCGTCCTGCTCGCGCTGGCCGCCGGCCGGGCCGTCGTCGACCACCACCCGCAGGCCGGGCTGATCACCGCCACGGCTGCGGCGTGCGCCGTGATCTACGCGGCCGGTCCTGTGCTGCCACGGGTGCGCCGCTCGCGGCGGGCCGCCGCACTGTGGCTGGCCGCCGTGGGCGCCTGCTGGCTGGTCCTGCTGACCCGGTCCGCCGACGGGGTGTGGGTGGCGTTCCCGCTGTACTTCCTTCAGCTGCACCTGCTGTCCCGCCGTGCCGGACTGGCGGCGGTGGCGGCCACCGCGGTGACGGCCATCACCGGCTTCGCCGCGCACCAGGGGGCCTTCAGCCCCGCGATGGCGATCGGGCCGGCCATCGGCGCCGCCGTGGCGGTCGCGGTGGTATGGGGCTACCAGGCCCTGTACCGGGAAAGCGAACAGCGCAGGCGTCTGATCGAAGAGCTCACCGCCACCCGCGCCGATCTGGCCAACGCGCAGCATGCCGCCGGGGTGCTCGCCGAACGCGAGCGCCTGGCCCGCGAGATCCACGACACCCTCGCCCAGGGCCTTTCCAGCATCCAGCTCCTGCTGCGCGCTGCCGAACGCGCCCTGCCGCACGCACCGGAGAACGCCGCCCGCTACGTCGACCAGGCACGGCAGGCCGCCGTGGACGACCTCGCCGAGGCCCGCCGCTTCGTCGCCGCCCTCACCCCGCCCGCCCTGGAGGGCACGACTCTCGCCGGCGCCCTGGAGCGCCTGTGCGCGACCACCAGCATCCGCCATCGGATCACCGCGCGCTTCCACCTCACCGGCGAGCCCCTACCGCTGACGACCGCGCACGAGGTCGCGCTGCTGCGCGTCGCCCAGTCGGCGCTGGCCAACACCGTCCGCCACGCCGAGGCCGCCACCGCCGAGGTCACCCTGAGCTACCTCGGCGACCACGTCGCCGTGGACATCGTCGACGACGGAGGCGGCTTCCGCCCCGACCGCCTTCCCGCCCCCGACCCGGAGGCCGGCGGTTTCGGGCTGACGGCCATGCGCGCCCGCGTGCACGCCCTCGGTGGCACCCTCACCGTCGAGTCCGCCCCCGGCCACGGCACCGCACTGGCCGCCCAGCTCCCCCTGACCCCCTCCGCCCATGACGAGCCCGAGGCCCGCGCGTGA
- a CDS encoding ABC transporter permease: MFVAWRDLKFAKGRFALMATVIVLITLLVGLLSGLTAGLGRQNISAITGLPADRIAFAAPGEGEEPSYSNSTVTEKQWRRWAETPGVSSAEPLGITTTKASAGPKSTGVSAFGVRPGSVLAPDSDKLDDHAAVLSVTAAADLGVTTGDTFTLAGQEVKVAAVTGDASYSHTPVLWISLDRWQRTTPPTGGTDQPTATVIALRTTSGADIGAADEAAGTETVSKDDSLSAIGSYTSENGSLQLMRGFLFAISALVIGAFFTVWTIQRSGDIAVLKALGASTTGLLKDALGQALILLTGGTLIGTGIAAALGALVAGSAVPFLLTPATVLVPAAVMIALGALGAALSIRRITSVDPLTALGSAR, encoded by the coding sequence GTGTTCGTCGCCTGGAGAGACCTGAAGTTCGCCAAGGGGCGCTTCGCCCTGATGGCGACCGTCATCGTGTTGATCACCCTGCTGGTCGGGCTGCTGTCCGGGCTCACCGCCGGCCTGGGCCGGCAGAACATCTCCGCGATCACCGGCCTGCCCGCGGACAGGATCGCCTTCGCCGCGCCCGGCGAGGGCGAGGAACCGTCGTACTCCAACTCCACCGTCACCGAGAAGCAGTGGCGGCGGTGGGCCGAGACGCCCGGCGTGAGCAGCGCCGAGCCGCTGGGCATCACCACCACCAAGGCGAGCGCCGGCCCCAAGAGCACCGGGGTGTCGGCCTTCGGCGTGCGGCCCGGCTCCGTGCTGGCCCCCGACAGCGACAAGCTCGACGACCATGCGGCGGTCCTGTCCGTCACCGCCGCCGCCGACCTCGGCGTGACGACGGGGGACACCTTCACGCTGGCCGGACAGGAGGTGAAGGTCGCCGCGGTGACCGGGGACGCCTCCTACAGCCACACCCCGGTCCTCTGGATCAGCCTCGACAGATGGCAGAGGACCACGCCCCCCACGGGCGGGACCGACCAGCCGACCGCCACCGTCATCGCGCTGAGGACCACCTCCGGAGCCGACATCGGCGCCGCCGACGAGGCAGCGGGCACCGAAACGGTCTCCAAGGACGACTCCCTGTCCGCGATCGGTTCCTACACCTCCGAGAACGGCTCCCTGCAGCTGATGCGCGGCTTCCTGTTCGCGATCTCCGCCCTGGTCATCGGCGCCTTCTTCACCGTGTGGACCATCCAGCGCAGCGGCGACATCGCCGTGCTCAAAGCACTGGGCGCCTCCACCACGGGCCTGCTCAAGGACGCCCTCGGTCAGGCCTTGATCCTGCTGACCGGCGGCACCCTGATCGGCACCGGCATCGCCGCCGCCCTCGGCGCACTCGTGGCCGGCTCGGCCGTGCCGTTCCTCCTCACCCCCGCCACCGTCCTGGTTCCGGCCGCCGTGATGATCGCGCTCGGCGCGCTCGGCGCCGCCCTGTCCATCCGCCGCATCACCTCCGTCGACCCGCTGACCGCCCTGGGGAGCGCCCGATGA
- a CDS encoding ABC transporter ATP-binding protein: MSLDLTDITLIYPDGENRLTALDRVTLEVPKGTLTAVVGPSGSGKSSLLAVAATLITPDTGTVTIDGQATTGMTRAELTDLRRHKIGIVFQQPNLLPSLTAAEQLQVMAQIDGRKPRTARDRAMELLDGVGLADQAHRRPHQLSGGQRQRVNIARALMNDPTVLLIDEPTSALDHERGAAVIDLITRLTHRQATATVLVTHDRTHLTAVDQIAEVRDGRLRLPAAAR, encoded by the coding sequence ATGAGCCTCGACCTGACCGACATCACCCTCATCTACCCCGACGGCGAGAACCGCCTCACCGCCCTGGACCGGGTCACCCTCGAGGTGCCCAAGGGCACCCTGACCGCGGTCGTCGGCCCCTCCGGCTCCGGCAAGTCCAGCCTTCTGGCCGTCGCCGCCACCCTCATCACCCCGGACACCGGCACCGTCACCATCGACGGCCAGGCAACCACCGGCATGACCCGCGCAGAACTCACCGACCTGCGCCGTCACAAGATCGGCATCGTCTTCCAGCAGCCCAACCTGCTGCCCTCCCTCACCGCCGCCGAACAGTTGCAGGTCATGGCCCAGATCGACGGCCGCAAACCCCGCACCGCCCGAGACCGGGCCATGGAACTCCTCGACGGCGTCGGCCTGGCCGACCAGGCCCACCGGCGCCCCCATCAGCTCTCCGGCGGCCAGCGCCAGCGCGTCAACATCGCCCGGGCCCTGATGAACGACCCCACCGTCCTCCTGATCGACGAACCCACCAGTGCCCTCGACCACGAACGGGGCGCCGCCGTCATCGACCTGATCACCCGCCTCACCCACCGGCAGGCCACCGCCACCGTCCTGGTCACCCACGACCGCACCCACCTGACCGCCGTCGACCAGATCGCCGAAGTCCGTGACGGCCGCCTCCGCCTGCCCGCGGCGGCTCGCTGA
- a CDS encoding alkyl/aryl-sulfatase, translated as MPSADERDFEDADRGFVGRSGTRQITATDGRVVWDLDAYAFMEGDAPETVHPSLWRQGRLLIKDGLFEVVPGIYQLRGFDLSVMSVIEGDSGVVVVDPLVSKETAAAAFALYTEHRGVRPVVAVIYSHSHIDHFGGVKGVVSEDDVRSGRTQIIAPHGFMEHAASENVFAGTAMARRAGYMYGAALEKGPAGQVGTGLGQTVSTGEATLIPPTVHVTETGQTLTVDGVRIVFQVTPGTEAPAEMNFYLPDHRALCTAENTSHTLHNVLTIRGAQVRDARAWADYLTQTISLWGDELDVVFASHHWPTWGRAQGVEFLGLQRDLYSYLHDQTLRLLNQGYVGPEIAEMLRMPPALEAVWSTRGYYGSVSHNVKAVYQRYMGWYDGNPAHLWAHPPVAAAQRYITAMGGVDAAVGIARQAFDEGDYRWAVEVLNHVLFADEDHIPARALQADALEQLGFGAENGTWRNAFLSGAHELRHGRFGTPTTAAAPDIMAALTVEQVFAGIGVRIDGPRAWDEHIVLSWVLTDEERTHVLEVRNGALNQRVADAPAPGSTTFTLTRPVLISLLTGARELPAALAEGSVSVDGDPADLGRLVDLLAPVDPDFAIVTA; from the coding sequence ATGCCGAGCGCTGATGAGCGGGATTTCGAGGACGCCGACCGCGGGTTCGTCGGCCGCAGTGGAACCCGGCAGATCACCGCGACGGACGGACGGGTCGTCTGGGACCTGGACGCCTACGCATTCATGGAGGGGGACGCGCCGGAGACGGTGCATCCGAGCCTGTGGCGTCAGGGGCGGCTGCTGATCAAAGACGGCCTGTTCGAGGTCGTTCCGGGGATCTACCAGCTTCGGGGCTTCGACCTGTCCGTCATGAGTGTCATCGAGGGCGACAGCGGGGTCGTCGTCGTCGATCCGCTGGTGAGCAAGGAGACCGCGGCCGCTGCGTTCGCCCTGTACACCGAGCACCGGGGTGTGCGCCCGGTCGTGGCGGTGATCTACAGCCATTCCCACATCGATCACTTCGGCGGGGTGAAGGGGGTCGTCAGCGAGGATGACGTGAGGTCGGGCCGTACGCAGATCATCGCTCCGCACGGCTTCATGGAGCACGCGGCGTCGGAGAACGTGTTCGCCGGCACCGCGATGGCCCGGCGCGCCGGCTACATGTACGGGGCCGCACTGGAGAAGGGGCCGGCCGGGCAGGTGGGTACCGGTCTGGGCCAGACCGTGTCGACGGGCGAGGCGACCCTGATCCCGCCCACGGTGCATGTCACGGAGACGGGCCAGACGCTCACGGTCGACGGGGTCAGGATCGTCTTCCAGGTCACGCCGGGCACGGAAGCACCCGCGGAGATGAACTTCTACCTTCCCGATCACCGCGCGCTGTGCACCGCGGAGAACACCTCCCACACGCTGCACAACGTGCTCACCATCCGTGGCGCACAGGTACGCGACGCCCGAGCCTGGGCCGACTACCTCACGCAGACCATCAGCCTGTGGGGCGACGAACTCGACGTCGTGTTCGCCTCGCACCACTGGCCCACGTGGGGCCGCGCACAGGGGGTGGAGTTCCTCGGGCTGCAGCGTGACCTGTACTCCTACCTCCACGATCAGACCCTGCGGCTGCTGAACCAGGGCTACGTCGGGCCGGAGATCGCGGAGATGCTGCGGATGCCGCCCGCGCTGGAAGCCGTCTGGTCCACCCGTGGCTACTACGGATCGGTCAGCCACAACGTCAAGGCCGTCTACCAGCGTTACATGGGCTGGTACGACGGCAACCCCGCGCATCTGTGGGCCCACCCTCCCGTCGCGGCGGCGCAGCGGTACATCACGGCGATGGGCGGTGTGGACGCGGCGGTGGGCATCGCCCGGCAGGCGTTCGACGAGGGCGACTACCGCTGGGCGGTCGAGGTGCTCAACCACGTCCTGTTCGCCGACGAGGACCACATCCCCGCCCGCGCGCTGCAGGCGGACGCGTTGGAGCAGCTGGGCTTCGGCGCCGAGAACGGTACGTGGCGCAACGCCTTTCTCTCCGGCGCCCACGAGCTGCGGCACGGCCGGTTCGGGACCCCTACCACGGCGGCGGCACCCGACATCATGGCGGCGCTGACCGTTGAACAGGTCTTCGCCGGCATCGGTGTCCGCATCGACGGGCCGCGCGCCTGGGATGAGCACATCGTGCTGTCCTGGGTCCTCACCGACGAGGAGAGAACCCACGTCCTCGAGGTGCGCAACGGCGCGCTGAACCAACGCGTCGCCGACGCTCCCGCGCCCGGCTCCACGACGTTCACGCTCACCCGGCCGGTGCTGATCTCCCTGCTGACCGGCGCCCGGGAACTGCCCGCCGCGCTTGCCGAAGGGAGTGTGAGCGTTGACGGCGACCCCGCCGACCTCGGCCGGCTCGTCGACCTGCTCGCCCCCGTCGATCCGGACTTCGCCATCGTGACGGCTTGA
- a CDS encoding AurF N-oxygenase family protein: MTTVSEPDLRLLRDALGPLRDREQVAARLLESSAKHSFDPDTELDWDSPFEDGKWFWPPELVSLYDTPLWRKMSEEQRMDLARHEAASLASLGIWFEIILMQLLVRHIYDKSLTSNHVRYALTEIADECRHSMMFARMIQKSGAPAYPVPRVYHNLARVLKTVSTTPGSFAATLLGEEILDWMQRLTFPDERIQTLVRGVTRIHVVEEARHVRYAREELRRQMVTAPRWEQEFTRLSCGEAARVFSICFVNPQVYEHVGLDRREAVAQVRASGHRREVMQSGARRLTDFLDDIGVLRGPGRRLWKSSGLLA; this comes from the coding sequence ATGACGACCGTGTCCGAACCCGATCTGCGCCTGCTGCGCGACGCGCTGGGCCCGCTCCGGGACCGCGAGCAGGTCGCCGCCCGGCTGCTGGAGTCCTCCGCCAAGCACTCCTTCGACCCGGACACCGAGCTCGACTGGGACAGCCCCTTCGAGGACGGCAAGTGGTTCTGGCCGCCGGAGCTGGTCTCCCTCTACGACACCCCGCTGTGGCGGAAGATGTCCGAGGAGCAGCGGATGGACCTCGCCCGGCACGAGGCGGCCTCGCTCGCGTCGCTGGGCATCTGGTTCGAGATCATCCTGATGCAGCTGCTGGTCCGGCACATCTACGACAAGTCGCTGACCAGCAACCACGTCCGCTACGCCCTCACCGAGATCGCGGACGAGTGCCGCCACTCCATGATGTTCGCGCGCATGATCCAGAAGTCCGGGGCCCCCGCGTACCCGGTGCCGCGGGTCTACCACAACCTGGCGCGCGTCCTGAAGACCGTCTCGACGACGCCCGGTTCGTTCGCGGCGACGCTGCTGGGCGAGGAGATCCTCGACTGGATGCAGCGGCTCACCTTCCCGGACGAGCGCATCCAGACCCTGGTACGCGGCGTGACCCGCATCCACGTGGTGGAGGAGGCCCGGCACGTGCGCTACGCGCGCGAGGAGCTGCGCCGCCAGATGGTCACGGCGCCGCGCTGGGAGCAGGAGTTCACCCGGCTGAGCTGCGGCGAGGCGGCCCGCGTCTTCTCGATCTGCTTCGTCAACCCCCAGGTGTACGAGCACGTGGGCCTCGACCGCCGCGAGGCCGTCGCCCAGGTGCGGGCGAGCGGCCACCGCCGGGAGGTCATGCAGTCGGGCGCCCGGCGGCTGACGGACTTCCTGGACGACATCGGCGTCCTGCGCGGCCCGGGCCGCCGCCTGTGGAAGAGCTCGGGGCTGCTGGCGTAG